In Helianthus annuus cultivar XRQ/B chromosome 3, HanXRQr2.0-SUNRISE, whole genome shotgun sequence, a single window of DNA contains:
- the LOC110878543 gene encoding elongation factor Ts, mitochondrial has translation MKPDPLTLFRTRPIYLPQNLKPHILSPATTLKPHFASSSDHRFIKATVDPSLNISHSQFSKMMLSRGAKRSFEILCGRVSTSLHSKYGYSTRSYGENFISEPKRNETQCTILRTYSSEVSPSDHMSLIKKLRERTSAPIKEVKAALIDCNWDLEEAQKELRKRGVALASKKASRAAAEGLLALSQNDKKAVVIELNCETDFVARNEIFQYLASSLAKLALSAGSSEQVSGHFPIGLQGLEDLKINFDHPKLSGETTVRNAITEVAAMMGENVKLRRGFAMPMSNHGVISTYLHTCPHPGLGRIAGILTLEVDDENAPLDAVQRVGSELAMHVVAAKPLFLTKEHVSSDAVQNEREILKSQAESSGRPQAAIEKMVEGRLRKYFEEVVLMEQKFVVNDTINVKTVLSELSKEVGSPVKIGNFLRMEVGEGFQRDDASEDVAQAA, from the exons ATGAAACCAGACCCACTAACTTTATTTAGGACCAGGCCCATCTACCTGCCCCAAAATCTGAAACCTCACATACTTTCTCCGGCCACCACTCTTAAACCTCACTTTGCTTCTTCCTCCGATCACCGGTTTATAAAAG CCACCGTCGACCCGTCCTTAAATATATCTCACTCTCAG TTTTCCAAAATGATGTTATCTAGAGGTGCAAAACGATCGTTTGAGATTCTTTGTGGGCGAGTAAGCACTTCTTTACACTCCAAATATGGTTACTCGACGCGATCATACGGGGAAAACTTCATTTCTGAACCCAAAAGAAATGAAACACAATGCACTATTTTGAGAACGTATTCAAGCGAGGTTTCACCTTCAGATCATATGAGTCTGATAAAGAAATTAAGAGAAAGAACTAGTGCTCCTATCAAAGAGGTCAAGGCTGCTCTTATTGATTGCAATTGGGATTTGG AGGAGGCTCAAAAGGAACTGAGGAAAAGGGGAGTTGCTCTTGCGTCAAAAAAGGCATCTCGGGCTGCGGCTGAGGGTTTACTTGCGCTGTCACAGAATGATAAAAAGGCTGTTGTTATTGAGCTTAACTGTGAAACCGATTTTGTTGCAAGAAATGAAATATTTCAATATCTG GCTTCATCTTTGGCCAAACTGGCGCTATCTGCTGGAAGTTCAGAACAAGTATCTGGTCACTTCCCTATTGGACTTCAAGGTTTGGAG GATTTGAAGATAAATTTTGACCATCCTAAATTAAGCGGAGAAACAACAGTTCGGAATGCAATCACAGAAGTGGCTGCTATGATGGGTGAGAATGTAAAACTTAGAAGGGGTTTTGCAATGCCAATGTCTAATCACGGTGTCATATCTACATATCTCCACACTTGTCCTCATCCCG GGTTGGGGCGTATTGCTGGAATTCTGACACTTGAAGTTGATGACGAAAATGCTCCACTTGATGCTGTCCAACGTGTTGGTTCAGAATTGGCAATGCATGTGGTGGCTGCGAAGCCTTTGTTTTTAACAAAAGAACATGTATCTTCTGATGCAGTTCAGAATGAACGTGAAATTCTCAAATCTCAG GCTGAAAGTTCGGGTAGGCCCCAAGCAGCAATAGAGAAGATGGTTGAAGGTCGATTAAGGAAGTATTTTGAGGAAGTTGTTTTAATGGAGCAAAAATTTGTCGTCAACGACACTATCAATGTGAAG ACGGTCTTGAGTGAACTATCAAAGGAAGTGGGGTCCCCTGTGAAAATCGGAAACTTTTTAAGAATGGAAGTTGGAGAAGGATTTCAGAG GGACGATGCATCTGAAGATGTAGCTCAAGCAGCATGA
- the LOC110878546 gene encoding uncharacterized protein LOC110878546, producing MREEGISSSGDPLLFRNSSSRPPTPAASSAGASSPAVATNAGSTDWLGHGQGSKVGSLSRIGSQPMWISLSASVGGSALGSSQPSCRPWERGDLLRRLSTFKPANWFGKPKAASSLACARRGWVNVDVDKIECESCCATLKYVAPDSWTPTKGGNVGEEFGNQLDEGHKVICPWRGNSCAESLVQFPPTPPSALIGGYKDRCDGLFQFLYLPIVAASTLDQMRVSRGPEIDRFLVQSHTFATGESGFKADIASGSDNAREEALCIYSRAQKLISLCGWEPTWVRNVQDCEEHSAQSARNGCSFSPITDCAPPEDRHPNKKLLSASTKKGLDKNEQFRGRSPLLECSLCGATVRILNFLTVNRPARFATNINDVPETSKKMALTRGVSAASGINGWVGTDPMEKDQNDLDEAATTGEGKSMSNIGVDLDLTMGGGFSGGNTQKTVVPEHYEDVNIGKDLIIGQPTSSEVGDRAASYESRGPSTRKRNLDEGGSTVDRPPHAMMQQADSVEGIVIDRDGDEVNDSKQSSGPSKRACERESHVFESYKRDSSGAGPSQTLYFDIEQDAHFHPSAIDSTRASSVIAMDMVYHDDDNDSMESVENRPGNIDDVDVNDPSVSAFKSPDLNDPSDLNFSNQAQQSICPASVRAPGEIGLSSTNDEEVLNTDTATEHRRDGGPSLAISGGSVGMGASHEAEIHGAEASVHRTESVVGDMEPLAEVTENQGQNGEFATDPGVMGDFVPEEMDQDLMSRSVGRADSGSKIVGSTKAESVESGEKTSNMNVLGPEQSTHPSLSCNAVLCSGIEASKDEVTQAGKSSPNDECGFTNYTVANGIGPPTGESNFDEAVEFDPIKHHNFFCPWVNGNVAAAGVTKSNGSSSSASALALCGWQLTLDALDGFQTLDPNQPVESESAASLYKDDRQISSRKRMAQQSLSRSHGQ from the exons ATGAGAGAAGAAGGAATCAGCTCGTCGGGTGACCCCTTACTCTTCCGCAATTCATCTTCTCGTCCTCCTACACCTGCTGCAAG TTCTGCTGGGGCATCGTCACCTGCGGTTGCCACGAATGCTGGCAGTACAGACTGGTTGGGTCATGGCCAGGGATCCAAAGTGGGTTCCCTATCCCGAATCGGTTCACAGCCCATGTGGATTTCGTTAAGTGCAAGTGTCGGTGGTTCAGCTCTTGGATCGTCTCAGCCTTCTTGTAGACCATGGGAACGAGGTGATCTGTTAAGGAGACTGTCTACATTTAAGCCCGCAAATTGGTTTGGAAAGCCTAAG GCTGCTAGTTCGCTTGCCTGTGCAAGAAGAGGTTGGGTAAACGTGGATGTCGATAAAATCGAATGCGAGTCTTGCTGTGCCACCCTCAAGTATGTCGCACCGGATTCATGGACTCCTACAAAAG GTGGTAATGTAGGAGAAGAATTCGGCAATCAGCTTGATGAAGGACACAAAGTAATTTGCCCATGGAGAGGAAACAGCTGTGCTGAAAGCTTAGTGCAGTTCCCTCCAACGCCGCCATCAGCCCTAATTGGTGGTTACAAGGACCGTTGTGACGGATTGTTTCAGTTTCTCTACCTACCAATTGTGGCTGCTTCCACACTTGACCAGATGAGGGTCTCTAGAGGCCCAGAAATTGACCGCTTTTTGGTTCAGTCGCATACTTTCGCCACAGGGGAATCAGGTTTTAAGGCAGACATCGCATCTGGTTCAGATAATGCCAGAGAAGAGGCGTTATGCATATATTCACGT GCCCAGAAGCTGATAAGCCTTTGTGGATGGGAGCCGACATGGGTTCGAAACGTTCAAGACTGTGAAGAGCATTCGGCTCAATCAGCTAGAAACGGATGTTCTTTCAGTCCCATTACAGATTGTGCACCACCAGAAGACCGACATCCTAACAAAAAACTGTTATCGGCTTCAACCAAAAAGGGTCTCGATAAGAACGAACAGTTTAGAGGGAGATCACCTTTGCTCGAATGTAGCTTATGTGGGGCCACTGTCAGAATCTTGAACTTTTTGACTGTCAACCGTCCTGCTCGTTTTGCCACTAATATTAACGACGTTCCCGAAACAAGCAAAAAAATGGCTCTGACCCGTGGAGTGAGTGCAGCCAGCGGGATAAACGGATGGGTTGGCACGGACCCCATGGAGAAAGACCAAAATGACCTTGATGAAGCGGCAACCACCGGGGAAGGAAAGTCGATGTCGAATATTGGTGTCGATTTGGATCTTACGATGGGGGGTGGGTTTTCTGGTGGAAATACGCAGAAAACCGTGGTACCTGAACATTACGAAGACGTAAATATCGGGAAAGATCTTATTATCGGGCAGCCCACAAGTAGCGAGGTCGGTGATCGGGCAGCATCTTACGAATCCCGAGGTCCGAGCACCCGCAAACGGAATTTAGATGAAGGTGGGAGCACTGTCGACAGACCACCGCATGCCATGATGCAACAGGCGGATAGTGTTGAGGGAATTGTCATTGACCGTGACGGTGATGAAGTCAACGACAGTAAACAGTCATCTGGCCCGTCTAAACGCGCGTGTGAGCGTGAGTCTCATGTTTTTGAATCGTATAAACGAGACTCATCTGGTGCGGGCCCTAGCCAAACGTTGTATTTCGATATCGAACAAGATGCTCACTTTCATCCATCTGCTATTGATTCCACGCGCGCTTCATCCGTTATTGCAATGGATATGGTTTATCATGATGATGATAACGATTCAATGGAAAGCGTCGAAAATCGTCCCGGAAATATCGATGATGTTGATGTTAACGATCCGTCTGTGTCGGCTTTCAAAAGTCCTGATCTAAACGACCCGTCAGATTTAAATTTTAGTAATCAAGCCCAGCAGAGTATCTGTCCCGCTTCGGTTCGGGCCCCGGGTGAGATCGGGCTTAGCAGCACGAACGACGAGGAGGTATTGAATACCGACACTGCCACCGAACACCGGAGGGACGGTGGTCCGAGCCTCGCTATTAGCGGCGGAAGTGTTGGAATGGGGGCTAGCCATGAAGCTGAAATTCACGGTGCTGAAGCGTCCGTTCACAGGACTGAAAGTGTTGTCGGTGATATGGAACCACTGGCTGAAGTGACGGAAAACCAAGGTCAAAACGGTGAATTTGCTACGGATCCTGGAGTAATGGGTGATTTCGTGCCGGAAGAAATGGATCAAGATCTGATGTCGAGGTCCGTTGGAAGAGCAGATAGCGGGTCAAAGATTGTTGGGTCAACGAAGGCGGAATCAGTTGAAAGTGGTGAGAAGACTAGTAATATGAATGTTTTAGGGCCTGAGCAGAGCACCCACCCGTCTCTTTCTTGCAATGCGGTTTTATGTTCGGGGATTGAAGCATCAAAGGATGAGGTGACACAGGCTGGAAAGTCGTCCCCTAATGATGAATGTGGATTCACAAATTATACGGTTGCCAATGGGATAG GTCCTCCAACTGGAGAAAGCAACTTTGATGAAGCGGTGGAGTTTGATCCAATTAAGCATCATAATTTCTTCTGTCCTTGGGTAAATGGGAATGTTGCTGCAGCTGGTGTTACCAAAAGTAATGGTTCAAGTTCTAGTGCTAGTGCTTTAGCCCTTTGTGGATGGCAGCTGACCTTAGATGCTTTGGATGGCTTCCAAACACTTGACCCGAATCAGCCTGTTGAATCTGAATCTGCTGCTTCGTTGTACAAG GATGATCGTCAAATTTCCAGTCGAAAGCGAATGGCACAACAATCTCTCAGCAGGAGCCATGGCCAATAG
- the LOC110878545 gene encoding DNA-directed RNA polymerases II, IV and V subunit 12 — MDPAPEPVTYICGDCGQENTLKVGDVIQCRECGYRILYKKRTRRIVQYEAR; from the exons ATGGATCCAGCACCTGAGCCAGTTACTTACATTTGTGGAG ATTGTGGGCAGGAGAATACTTTGAAGGTTGGTGATGTCATTCAATGTCGAGAGTGTGGTTACCGCATTCTCTACAAGAAGCGAACTCGTCGAA TTGTGCAATATGAAGCCCGTTGA
- the LOC110878547 gene encoding endoplasmic reticulum oxidoreductin-1, with protein sequence MVKVKIKRKNLTTGGEKKNWITWKWIVIGPLIAVLLATSLYPWLHSLQLSFHRSSCRCSQDSLKYTGIVEDCCCDYETVDSLNGDVLHPLLQELVKTSFFRYIKINSDLNCPFWLDDGKCRSPDDCRLLYEFPEYFKTPSLHVVPTNDLICQEGKPEAAFDPWTNDDETYKDIILDLQLNPERHTGYSGPSARRVWDAVYSQICPEYSSGNSCPEKKVLYRLMSGLHSSISVHIATEYLLDEKTSERGANLQLMYDRVLNHPERVQNLYFTFLFVLGAITKAGPCLEEAQYDSGNRTKDLKVHSLIRKLLHNPKLQAVCPLSFDEAKLWQGQSGPEVKQQIQNQIRNISVLMGCVGCDTCRLWGKLQVLGLGTALKILFSVDDQKQPHQPMQLQLQRNEVIALMNLFNRLSESIKSVADMGYSAATDALVLEHPVRGVILIQRPREPWVDHWWANVTRYGHPFKNQPKSEMREMKYRIHTM encoded by the exons ATGGTGAAGGTAAAGATCAAACGTAAGAATCTTACTACTGGCGGTGAGAAGAAGAACTGGATCACATGGAAATGGATAGTTATTGGACCACTGATTGCAGTTTTGCTTGCTACATCTCTATATCCATGGCTGCATTCTTTGCAGCTTTCTTTTCACCGTTCTTCATGCCGTTGTTCTCAG GATTCGCTTAAATATACAGGCATTGTTGAGGACTGTTGTTGTGATTACGAGACTGTTGATAGTCTTAACGGAGATGTTTTACACCCCTTGTTGCAAGAACTAGTTAAGACAAGTTTCTTCCGGTATATCAAG ATTAATTCAGATTTGAATTGTCCCTTTTGGCTTGATGATGGTAAGTGCAGAAGTCCTGATGATTGCAGGCTACTATATGAATTTCCAGAATATTTTAAGACGCCATCACTGCATGTCGTTCCAACAAATGATCTTATATGCCAGGAGGGGAAGCCAGAGGCTGCTTTTGATCCATGGACTAATGACGATGAAACTTATAAGG ATATAATTCTGGATTTGCAACTGAATCCCGAACGTCACACAGGTTACTCAGGACCGTCAGCCAGAAGAGTATGGGATGCTGTATATTCACAAATTTGTCCAGAAT ATTCGTCGGGAAATAGCTGCCCAGAGAAAAAAGTGCTATACAGGTTGATGTCGGGACTGCATTCCTCAATTTCTGTCCACATAGCTACCGAGTATCTACTTGACGAAAAAACCAGTGAG AGGGGTGCAAATCTTCAGTTGATGTATGATCGTGTCTTGAATCATCCCGAGCGTGTTCAAAACCTATACTTCACTTTCCTTTTCGTTCTCGGAGCAATAACAAAA gCAGGCCCATGCTTGGAGGAGGCCCAATATGACTCTGGTAACCGTACTAAAGATCTGAAAGTCCATTCGTTGATCCGAAAACTACTTCACAATCCCAAATTACAAGCTGTGTGCCCTCTTTCGTTTGATGAGGCTAAACTTTGGCAAGGTCAAAGTGGACCTGAAGTGAAGCAACAGATCCAGAACCAGATCAGAAACATAAG TGTCCTCATGGGTTGTGTAGGGTGCGACACGTGTCGTCTGTGGGGAAAACTACAGGTCCTTGGCCTAGGAACTGCGCTAAAAATACTGTTCTCTGTTGATGATCAAAAACAGCCACATCAGCCT ATGCAGCTGCAACTGCAAAGGAATGAAGTAATAGCATTGATGAATCTGTTCAATCGGCTATCGGAATCGATTAAATCAGTCGCGGATATGGGTTATTCTGCTGCTACGGATGCGTTAGTCTTAGAACATCCTGTGAGAGGGGTCATTTTGATTCAAAGACCAAGGGAACCATGGGTAGATCATTG GTGGGCGAATGTGACGAGATATGGCCATCCGTTTAAAAACCAGCCCAAATCAGAGATGAGAGAAATGAAGTATAGAATACATACGATGTGA